Proteins co-encoded in one Populus trichocarpa isolate Nisqually-1 chromosome 10, P.trichocarpa_v4.1, whole genome shotgun sequence genomic window:
- the LOC127905815 gene encoding small polypeptide DEVIL 11-like yields the protein MAITLTHSASEPPQFYFDEKWKLSKKEGSSRSRSSTSSLMKDSSQRRCSFTRKCARLVKEQRARFYIVRRCVTMLICWRDYSDA from the coding sequence ATGGCTATTACTCTCACTCATAGTGCAAGTGAACCACCACAATTCTACTTTGATGAGAAGTGGAAATTGTCCAAGAAAGAGGGGTCATCAAGAAGCAGATCCTCAACTTCTTCTCTGATGAAGGATTCATCTCAAAGGAGATGTTCTTTTACAAGAAAGTGTGCAAGGCTTGTTAAAGAACAAAGAGCTAGGTTTTACATCGTGAGGAGGTGTGTGACGATGCTTATTTGCTGGAGAGACTATAGTGATGCTTAA